A single genomic interval of Noviherbaspirillum cavernae harbors:
- a CDS encoding 5-(carboxyamino)imidazole ribonucleotide synthase, producing the protein MNDKLHSFIPSASPPAWLGVMGGGQLGRMFVHAAQAMGFKVAVLEPARDCPAGHASDHLLSAGYTDNDALTELAAQCVAVTTEFENVPAQSLAFLAERAFVAPSAACVSIAQNRVEEKRFFTECAKVSGVSPAPYQLIESTADVDAIPDELLPGILKTVRMGYDGKGQVRVRTRDEARAAFAGMNGVACVLEKMLPLAYEISVLTARGADGESVVYPIAENVHRDGILFTTTVPGPNVADDCAHKAQAAALEIIADLGYVGVLCIEFFVLQDGSLVVNEMAPRPHNSGHYTIDACVTSQFAQQVRAMARLPLGDVRQHSPAVMLNILGDIWFEGDSEQAREPAWDEVLVLPGANLHLYGKDDARRGRKMGHVTFIAPTMDEALGNLRAACGMLGIAI; encoded by the coding sequence ATGAACGACAAGCTTCACTCCTTCATTCCATCCGCATCACCTCCTGCCTGGCTGGGCGTCATGGGCGGCGGCCAGCTGGGCCGCATGTTCGTGCATGCCGCGCAGGCGATGGGCTTCAAGGTCGCGGTCCTCGAACCGGCGCGCGACTGCCCGGCCGGCCATGCTTCCGATCATCTGCTGTCTGCCGGTTATACCGACAACGACGCGCTGACGGAACTCGCGGCGCAATGCGTCGCGGTCACGACCGAATTCGAAAACGTGCCGGCGCAGAGTCTCGCATTTCTGGCCGAGCGCGCCTTCGTTGCGCCGTCCGCCGCGTGTGTGTCGATTGCGCAGAATCGCGTCGAGGAAAAACGCTTTTTCACCGAATGCGCGAAGGTGTCCGGTGTGTCGCCCGCGCCCTACCAGCTCATTGAATCGACGGCCGATGTCGATGCGATTCCCGATGAGTTGTTGCCCGGCATCCTGAAAACCGTACGCATGGGTTACGACGGCAAGGGCCAGGTCCGGGTACGCACCCGCGACGAGGCGCGCGCTGCATTCGCCGGCATGAACGGCGTCGCCTGCGTGCTTGAAAAGATGCTGCCGCTGGCGTATGAAATCTCGGTGCTGACGGCGCGCGGCGCGGATGGCGAATCCGTCGTGTATCCGATTGCAGAAAACGTGCATCGCGACGGCATCCTGTTCACCACCACGGTGCCGGGGCCGAACGTCGCCGACGATTGCGCGCACAAGGCGCAGGCTGCCGCACTGGAAATCATTGCCGATCTGGGCTACGTCGGCGTGCTGTGCATCGAGTTCTTCGTGCTGCAGGACGGTTCGCTGGTCGTCAATGAAATGGCGCCGCGCCCCCACAACAGTGGCCACTACACCATCGATGCCTGTGTCACCAGCCAGTTCGCACAGCAGGTGCGCGCCATGGCACGGCTGCCGCTGGGCGACGTGCGCCAGCATTCGCCTGCGGTGATGCTCAACATCCTCGGCGATATCTGGTTCGAAGGCGACAGCGAGCAGGCGCGCGAACCGGCGTGGGACGAGGTGCTGGTGCTGCCCGGTGCGAATCTTCACCTGTACGGCAAGGACGATGCGCGGCGCGGCCGCAAGATGGGGCACGTGACCTTCATTGCACCGACCATGGATGAGGCGCTGGGGAATTTGCGCGCGGCCTGCGGCATGCTCGGCATCGCGATCTAA
- the tcdA gene encoding tRNA cyclic N6-threonylcarbamoyladenosine(37) synthase TcdA — protein MNSVTALNPQLSSSQDDVDFERRFGGIARLYGEAALAHFRSAHVCVIGVGGVGSWSVEALARSAIGNITMIDLDNVAESNINRQIHAMSDTLGKAKVTALSERIAQINPFCRVTEVEDFISADNLDEMLGTCRYDYVIDAIDNVRAKTALIAYCREKGIRLITIGGAGGQIDPTRIEIRDLSRTEQEPLLAKVRKRLRALHRFPRGTKNKFGIDAVFSTEPLRFPEVPETTDACEIDGDDAGITGLNCAGFGSAMVVTASFGLVAAAQVLRKLALDAQQPGADGVESGTGD, from the coding sequence ATGAATTCAGTCACAGCACTCAACCCGCAGTTGTCGTCCTCTCAAGACGATGTGGACTTCGAACGCCGCTTCGGCGGCATTGCCCGCTTGTACGGTGAAGCGGCGCTTGCACATTTCCGGTCTGCTCATGTATGCGTGATCGGCGTCGGCGGTGTCGGCTCATGGTCGGTGGAAGCCTTGGCGCGTAGTGCGATCGGCAATATCACGATGATCGATCTCGACAATGTTGCCGAATCGAACATCAATCGGCAGATTCATGCCATGAGCGATACGCTCGGCAAGGCCAAGGTGACGGCGCTGTCCGAACGCATTGCGCAGATCAATCCATTCTGTCGCGTGACGGAGGTCGAGGATTTCATCTCGGCAGACAATCTCGACGAGATGCTCGGCACTTGTCGGTACGACTATGTGATCGACGCGATCGACAATGTGCGGGCCAAGACGGCATTGATCGCGTATTGCCGAGAGAAGGGGATCAGGTTGATCACCATTGGCGGCGCGGGAGGACAGATCGACCCGACCAGAATCGAGATCCGCGATCTGTCGCGCACGGAGCAGGAACCGTTGCTGGCAAAGGTACGCAAGCGGCTGCGTGCGCTTCACCGTTTTCCACGCGGAACGAAAAACAAGTTCGGCATCGATGCCGTGTTCTCGACCGAGCCGCTGCGTTTCCCTGAAGTGCCGGAAACGACCGATGCGTGCGAGATCGATGGCGATGACGCCGGCATCACTGGATTGAACTGCGCCGGCTTCGGCTCCGCGATGGTGGTAACGGCAAGCTTCGGTTTGGTGGCGGCGGCGCAGGTGTTGCGCAAGCTCGCGCTGGATGCGCAACAGCCGGGCGCGGACGGTGTCGAATCCGGCACGGGCGACTGA
- a CDS encoding SAM-dependent methyltransferase, with protein sequence MFWEKKLGNWVDSIRENTALPLRVELWNGQKLDFGQHAPQVTVKVPDASALSYLLTPSLYNLGRAYVEGKIEVEGRISEIIAISNALAAQTLKPEGKFSRIVRSFNHSKEKDEEAIHFHYDVSNEFYATWLDENMVYSCAYFENGDEDLGTAQLKKIDHILNKIQVKSGDTLLDIGCGWGALAMRAAQKYDAKCVGITLSQNQFELAKERVARAGLADRVEIRLEDYRDVTGTFDRITSVGMFEHVGSKNLPMYFSRIRSLLKDDGMAMNHGITTTDINNGETPYGGGEFIEKYVFPHGELLHIGAVLRYMQEGGLEALDVENLRRHYAKTCATWADNFETHAERIKPLVDAKRFRVWRVYLAGCAYAFAQDWISLYQVVCTKAGRDASALPWSRRYMYGD encoded by the coding sequence ATGTTCTGGGAAAAGAAACTGGGGAACTGGGTTGACAGCATCCGCGAGAACACGGCGCTGCCGCTGCGGGTGGAATTGTGGAACGGGCAGAAGCTCGATTTCGGCCAGCATGCACCACAGGTGACAGTGAAGGTGCCGGATGCGTCGGCACTGAGCTATCTGCTGACACCTTCGCTCTACAATCTCGGCCGCGCCTATGTCGAGGGCAAGATCGAGGTCGAAGGCCGCATCAGCGAAATCATCGCCATCAGCAATGCGCTCGCCGCGCAGACGCTCAAGCCGGAAGGCAAGTTCTCGCGCATCGTCCGCTCCTTCAACCACAGCAAGGAGAAGGATGAGGAAGCAATCCATTTCCACTACGACGTGTCGAACGAGTTCTACGCCACGTGGCTGGACGAGAACATGGTCTATTCCTGCGCCTACTTCGAGAACGGCGACGAAGACCTCGGCACCGCGCAGCTGAAGAAGATCGATCACATCCTCAACAAGATCCAGGTGAAGTCTGGCGACACGCTGCTCGACATCGGTTGCGGCTGGGGCGCGCTGGCGATGCGGGCGGCGCAGAAATACGATGCGAAATGCGTCGGCATCACGCTGTCGCAGAATCAGTTCGAGCTGGCGAAGGAACGCGTCGCGCGCGCGGGCCTCGCCGACCGTGTGGAAATCCGGCTCGAGGATTACCGCGACGTCACGGGGACATTCGACCGCATCACGAGCGTGGGCATGTTCGAGCATGTCGGTTCGAAGAACCTGCCGATGTATTTTTCCCGAATCCGATCGCTGCTGAAGGACGATGGCATGGCGATGAACCACGGCATCACCACCACCGACATCAACAATGGCGAAACGCCTTATGGCGGCGGCGAGTTCATCGAGAAATACGTGTTCCCGCACGGCGAATTGCTGCACATCGGTGCCGTCTTGCGATACATGCAGGAAGGCGGACTGGAGGCGCTGGACGTGGAGAACCTGCGGCGCCACTACGCGAAAACCTGCGCCACCTGGGCTGACAATTTCGAAACGCACGCCGAACGCATCAAGCCGCTGGTCGATGCCAAACGCTTCCGCGTCTGGCGTGTGTACCTGGCCGGCTGTGCCTATGCCTTTGCGCAGGACTGGATTTCGCTCTATCAGGTGGTATGCACGAAGGCGGGGCGCGATGCATCGGCATTGCCATGGTCGCGCAGGTATATGTATGGCGATTGA
- a CDS encoding L-threonylcarbamoyladenylate synthase, with product MADVTLDLPAIRAAARKLEAGELVAFPTETVYGLGADAENPEAVAKIYTAKGRPSNHPVIVHVARDADVGYWADAIPPEAGKLIDAFWPGPLTLILKRAPHIPDAVSGGQDSVGLRCPSHPVAQALLQAFKEGKGGVAAPSANKFGHVSPTTAQHVRDEFGSGPDSLVNCILDGGQSDVGIESTILDLSRMATHGPVLLRPGHISAQRIADIIGVMPRMPDVAAPRASGTLDAHYAPRTPVALVASDELAATIVKLAGAGRQLALIRYSAVPASRAFAQADLPRHAAAYAHELYAALRAMDAARADLIVIEAPPADNEWQGVNDRLRRAAHDSAGILSRLLQ from the coding sequence ATGGCTGATGTGACTCTGGATCTGCCCGCCATTCGCGCGGCGGCGCGCAAGCTGGAAGCGGGCGAACTGGTCGCCTTCCCGACCGAGACCGTGTACGGACTCGGTGCAGACGCGGAAAATCCGGAAGCCGTCGCGAAGATCTACACGGCCAAGGGCCGTCCCTCCAATCATCCCGTGATCGTGCATGTGGCCCGCGATGCGGATGTCGGCTACTGGGCCGACGCGATTCCGCCGGAAGCCGGCAAGCTGATCGACGCATTCTGGCCCGGTCCGTTGACCCTCATATTGAAGCGCGCCCCGCACATCCCCGACGCCGTTTCCGGCGGGCAGGATTCGGTGGGATTGCGCTGCCCCTCCCATCCGGTCGCACAAGCACTGCTGCAAGCGTTCAAGGAAGGCAAGGGTGGTGTGGCTGCACCATCGGCCAACAAGTTCGGGCACGTCAGTCCGACCACTGCGCAGCACGTGCGCGATGAATTCGGGAGCGGCCCGGACAGCCTCGTGAACTGCATTCTCGATGGCGGACAAAGCGATGTCGGTATCGAATCGACGATTCTCGATTTGTCGCGCATGGCAACACACGGCCCGGTCTTGCTGCGGCCGGGGCACATCAGTGCACAGCGCATCGCCGACATCATCGGCGTCATGCCGCGCATGCCCGACGTCGCCGCACCGCGGGCGTCAGGCACGCTCGACGCGCACTATGCACCCCGCACGCCGGTGGCGCTGGTCGCTTCGGATGAATTGGCCGCTACCATCGTCAAGCTTGCCGGTGCAGGTCGTCAGCTTGCGTTGATCCGATATTCCGCCGTCCCCGCTTCCCGTGCATTCGCGCAGGCGGACCTGCCAAGGCATGCGGCGGCCTACGCGCATGAGTTGTATGCTGCATTGCGCGCCATGGATGCTGCGCGCGCGGACCTTATCGTGATCGAAGCGCCACCGGCGGACAACGAATGGCAAGGTGTCAATGACCGGCTGCGCCGTGCCGCGCACGATTCGGCCGGCATTCTCTCGCGGCTTCTCCAGTAA
- a CDS encoding helix-turn-helix domain-containing protein, giving the protein MMQATALVDSLKRELKARGITYADLAARIGMSEASVKRMFSQKNFTLQRLDDILRATGIDFRDITLIAHDESRLISELTLAQEKEIIGDTKLLIIAVSVLNQLTVDQIVKTYQLTEAEVVKYLVRLDKIGFLDLLPNNRVKLLVSRTFRWIPNGPIHSYFRNLAFSDYLESQFDRDHEWMQLVNVMLSRQSTAALIDRLKQVAREFSQQHQEDAKLPFDERYAMSFMLTARPWMPKAFMELLRKPEPAAHIVRSR; this is encoded by the coding sequence ATGATGCAAGCCACCGCCCTCGTCGACTCACTCAAGCGCGAACTGAAGGCGCGCGGCATCACCTATGCCGACCTCGCCGCACGCATCGGCATGTCCGAAGCCAGCGTGAAGCGCATGTTTTCGCAGAAGAATTTCACGCTGCAGCGGCTCGATGACATCCTGCGCGCGACCGGCATCGATTTCCGCGATATCACGCTGATCGCGCACGATGAATCACGGCTGATTTCCGAACTGACGCTGGCGCAGGAAAAGGAAATCATCGGCGACACGAAGCTCCTGATCATCGCGGTGTCGGTGCTGAACCAGCTCACGGTCGATCAGATCGTCAAGACATATCAGTTGACGGAGGCGGAGGTGGTGAAGTATCTGGTGCGCCTCGACAAGATCGGTTTCCTTGATCTGCTGCCGAACAATAGGGTGAAGCTGCTGGTGTCGCGCACCTTCCGCTGGATTCCGAACGGGCCGATTCATTCGTATTTCCGCAACCTGGCGTTCAGCGATTATCTGGAATCGCAATTCGATCGCGACCACGAATGGATGCAGCTGGTCAACGTGATGCTCTCCCGGCAATCGACTGCGGCATTGATCGATCGTCTGAAGCAGGTCGCGCGCGAATTTTCTCAGCAACATCAGGAAGACGCGAAGCTCCCATTCGACGAGCGTTATGCGATGAGCTTCATGCTCACGGCGCGTCCCTGGATGCCGAAGGCGTTCATGGAATTGCTGCGCAAGCCGGAGCCGGCGGCACACATAGTCAGAAGCCGTTGA
- the msrA gene encoding peptide-methionine (S)-S-oxide reductase MsrA, whose protein sequence is MAIETATLGGGCFWCLEAVYQELKGVQHVESGYTGGELANPTYEQVCEGRTGHAEVVQVTFDPDVVSYREILEIFFTIHDPTTLNRQGNDVGTQYRSAIYYHTPQQQDMARHVVAEMANVWDAPIVTELNPLGPYYKAEDYHQDYFRQHPMQGYCAFVVAPKVAKFRKVFSEKLNAGA, encoded by the coding sequence ATGGCAATCGAAACGGCAACATTGGGCGGCGGATGCTTCTGGTGTCTGGAAGCGGTGTATCAGGAGTTGAAAGGTGTGCAGCACGTCGAATCGGGTTATACCGGTGGCGAGCTGGCGAACCCGACCTACGAGCAGGTGTGCGAGGGAAGGACAGGGCATGCGGAAGTGGTGCAGGTGACTTTCGATCCTGACGTCGTCAGTTATCGCGAGATCCTCGAAATATTTTTCACGATTCACGATCCGACCACGCTCAACCGACAGGGCAATGACGTCGGCACCCAGTACCGCTCGGCGATCTACTACCATACGCCGCAGCAGCAGGACATGGCGCGCCACGTGGTGGCCGAAATGGCGAATGTGTGGGATGCGCCGATCGTCACCGAATTGAATCCGCTCGGGCCGTACTACAAGGCCGAGGATTATCACCAGGATTATTTCCGCCAGCATCCGATGCAGGGTTATTGCGCCTTCGTCGTTGCGCCGAAGGTGGCGAAGTTCAGGAAAGTATTCTCGGAAAAACTCAACGCCGGCGCATGA
- a CDS encoding flavin reductase family protein produces the protein MSTRTSSATPPEFDTRHFRNALSQFATGVTVITTRLEDGSFLGLTASSFNSVSLDPPLVLWSLAQGASSLPVFSGNSHYVINVLAGNQAALAERFAMRIENRFDGVEFVLSRTGLPILKGAAAWFECHNRSRYPEGDHVIFVGEVEQCEVYPVPALAYHGGKFFSTHAAPG, from the coding sequence ATGTCTACACGTACTTCAAGCGCCACGCCGCCTGAATTCGACACACGCCACTTCCGCAATGCGCTGTCGCAATTCGCCACCGGCGTGACCGTCATCACCACACGGCTGGAGGATGGCAGCTTCCTCGGCCTGACCGCCAGTTCATTCAACTCGGTGTCGCTCGACCCGCCGCTGGTGCTGTGGAGCCTGGCGCAGGGTGCCAGCAGCCTGCCTGTCTTCAGCGGCAATTCGCACTACGTGATCAATGTGCTGGCCGGCAATCAGGCCGCGCTGGCAGAACGCTTCGCCATGCGCATCGAGAATCGCTTCGACGGGGTGGAGTTCGTGCTGTCGCGCACCGGCTTGCCGATTTTGAAAGGCGCAGCCGCATGGTTCGAATGCCATAACCGCAGCCGCTATCCGGAAGGCGACCACGTGATATTCGTGGGTGAGGTCGAGCAGTGCGAAGTCTACCCGGTACCGGCGCTGGCATACCACGGCGGGAAGTTCTTTTCGACTCATGCAGCACCGGGCTGA
- a CDS encoding DUF2145 domain-containing protein: MQAMELAQKTKLALDASGAQVALLARAGQDLSKYGLRYSHVGYVWRDHPQGRWIVVHELNQCGTAESTLYNEGLANFFMDDLFAFEALVVVPNPEMQEKIARLLASDAPRRLHAPQYNMLSYAFSTRYQNSNQWVLELLAAANAKDAVIGDREQAQAWLKLAGFRPITVNVPTLTRLGGRMFRANVAFDDHPFDRRMAGMIDTVTVDSVVRFIEKIDRSVTKTTLRLED; this comes from the coding sequence ATGCAGGCGATGGAACTGGCGCAGAAGACGAAGCTCGCGCTCGATGCTTCCGGCGCGCAAGTCGCCTTGCTGGCACGCGCCGGCCAGGACTTGTCGAAGTACGGCTTGCGCTATTCGCATGTCGGCTATGTCTGGCGCGATCATCCGCAAGGGCGCTGGATCGTGGTGCACGAACTCAATCAATGCGGCACGGCGGAGTCGACGTTGTACAACGAAGGGCTCGCGAATTTTTTCATGGATGACCTGTTCGCGTTTGAAGCCCTGGTCGTGGTGCCGAATCCGGAGATGCAGGAGAAAATCGCGCGGTTGCTGGCGTCCGATGCGCCGCGCAGGTTGCATGCGCCGCAATACAACATGCTGTCATATGCGTTTTCGACGCGTTATCAGAATTCCAATCAATGGGTGCTGGAACTGCTGGCAGCGGCGAATGCGAAGGATGCTGTCATCGGCGACCGGGAGCAGGCGCAGGCGTGGCTGAAATTGGCTGGATTCCGGCCGATCACGGTCAATGTGCCGACGCTGACGCGCCTCGGCGGCCGCATGTTCCGCGCCAATGTCGCGTTCGACGACCATCCGTTCGACCGCCGCATGGCCGGCATGATCGATACCGTCACGGTGGATTCGGTGGTGCGCTTCATCGAGAAAATCGACCGCAGCGTGACGAAGACGACCTTGCGCCTGGAAGATTGA
- the pdxH gene encoding pyridoxamine 5'-phosphate oxidase — MSIADLRNEYSRESLTESDVQANPIEQFAKWFHEAVTAEVPEVNAMSLSTVATNGRPSSRIVLIKDFDQRGFTWFTNYDSRKGQELGENQYAALLFFWIELERQVRIEGRVERIASEESDLYFQSRPLGSRIGAIASEQSRPIANRAELEAQYTQAERQHGGHPSRPAHWGGYRLVPDYVEFWQGRPSRLHDRIAYRVQADGNWQRQRLQP; from the coding sequence ATGTCGATAGCGGATTTACGCAATGAATACAGTCGCGAAAGCCTGACTGAATCTGATGTGCAGGCCAACCCGATCGAGCAGTTCGCAAAGTGGTTTCACGAGGCCGTCACTGCCGAGGTGCCGGAAGTCAATGCGATGAGTCTGTCGACGGTTGCCACCAACGGCCGGCCGTCATCGCGCATCGTGCTGATCAAGGACTTCGATCAGCGCGGCTTTACGTGGTTTACCAACTACGACAGCCGCAAGGGTCAGGAGCTGGGCGAGAATCAGTATGCCGCGCTCCTGTTCTTCTGGATCGAACTGGAGCGGCAGGTGCGCATCGAAGGCCGCGTCGAACGCATCGCATCGGAAGAAAGCGACCTTTACTTCCAGAGTCGCCCGCTCGGCAGCCGCATCGGTGCGATTGCTTCCGAGCAGAGCCGTCCGATTGCCAATCGCGCAGAACTGGAAGCGCAATACACGCAAGCCGAACGCCAGCATGGCGGACATCCGTCACGGCCCGCGCATTGGGGCGGATACCGCCTGGTTCCGGACTATGTCGAGTTCTGGCAGGGGCGTCCGTCGCGCCTGCACGACCGCATTGCATATCGCGTGCAGGCGGATGGAAACTGGCAACGGCAACGACTGCAACCTTAG
- a CDS encoding hemerythrin domain-containing protein encodes MDPLFTTAPGFDQPIAVLRHCHDRIRKQLATLERLLAHLPQFGANVDAEQAAKSVMKYFNHAAENHHEDEEQDLLPMLQATAQGDDAVLLQKLVPELLQQHRQMHTVWQTLNMQLQAIAAGSSAQLSVDEVRRFSQMYTAHMEVEEAHIAPMAKRIFSDAQMTRLGDAMRARRNITQ; translated from the coding sequence ATGGACCCCTTGTTCACTACCGCGCCCGGCTTCGATCAGCCGATCGCCGTACTCAGGCATTGCCACGACCGGATTCGCAAGCAGCTCGCGACACTGGAACGGCTGCTCGCGCACCTGCCGCAATTTGGCGCAAATGTTGATGCAGAACAAGCCGCAAAATCGGTGATGAAATACTTTAATCATGCTGCGGAAAACCATCACGAAGACGAGGAGCAGGACTTGCTGCCGATGCTGCAGGCAACTGCGCAAGGCGACGATGCCGTTCTGCTGCAAAAGCTCGTGCCTGAACTCCTGCAACAGCATCGTCAGATGCACACCGTCTGGCAGACGCTGAACATGCAACTACAGGCAATCGCGGCCGGTTCTTCCGCGCAGTTGTCGGTGGACGAGGTCAGGCGGTTTTCGCAGATGTACACCGCGCATATGGAAGTGGAAGAAGCCCATATCGCACCGATGGCAAAACGCATTTTCAGCGACGCGCAGATGACCCGCCTGGGTGATGCCATGCGCGCTCGCCGCAATATCACACAATAA
- a CDS encoding alpha/beta hydrolase family protein, translating to MRSFKLGMTLIAAAIVVGCGGDGSDSGVNNTLARGALVANPPSRVPAPQADGTTGPTLQPSAFAQMLDTARPGTTLVTGVPKCGISTYHMKYGTLGGAGEATDATGAIMVPSGTDPACSGPRPVLLYAHGTTTDKAFNMANLRDNAEASMVAATYAAQGFIVIAPNYAGYDGSSLSYHPYLNAEQQANDMVDGLRAARKAFPNIAASDSGKLLIAGYSQGGYVAMATQRAMQTTYASEFKVTALAGLSGPYALALLGDAVFGGRPNAGGTIFLPMITTSWQKSYGGVYGAPSDVYESNYASGIESLLPSTSSINSLFAAGKLPQLALFAQDSLPQAPGFAAFFGAGNLVKTSYRNQYLADAAANPCSVDPATPLACAPANPFRKAGIKNDLRNYVPNVPVMLCGGNADPTVFFASTQAAQGYFLAKGMPAAALTVLDVDTAATGPTDPFAAAKAGFAQAKTATINAATAAGANPAAAVAAAYHGSLVAPFCSAAARGYFQTVLAQ from the coding sequence ATGCGGAGCTTCAAACTTGGAATGACACTGATTGCGGCCGCAATCGTTGTCGGTTGTGGTGGTGACGGCAGCGATTCGGGAGTTAATAACACGCTGGCACGCGGAGCACTGGTCGCGAATCCACCCAGCCGCGTGCCCGCTCCGCAGGCCGATGGCACGACCGGTCCGACGCTGCAGCCCTCCGCATTTGCGCAAATGCTCGACACTGCCAGGCCCGGGACCACGCTGGTGACTGGCGTGCCCAAGTGCGGCATCAGCACCTATCACATGAAATATGGAACGCTTGGCGGTGCCGGCGAGGCGACTGATGCAACCGGCGCGATCATGGTGCCATCCGGTACCGATCCCGCATGCTCGGGCCCGCGTCCGGTTCTACTTTACGCACATGGCACGACGACCGACAAGGCATTCAACATGGCCAATCTGCGCGACAACGCTGAAGCGTCGATGGTGGCGGCAACGTATGCGGCGCAGGGTTTCATCGTCATTGCGCCCAATTATGCTGGTTACGACGGCTCGTCGCTCTCTTATCACCCTTACCTGAACGCGGAGCAGCAGGCGAACGACATGGTCGATGGACTGCGCGCCGCGCGCAAGGCTTTCCCGAACATTGCTGCAAGCGATTCCGGCAAGCTGCTGATCGCCGGCTATTCGCAGGGCGGCTATGTGGCGATGGCGACGCAGCGCGCGATGCAGACCACATACGCGTCGGAATTCAAGGTCACCGCGCTGGCCGGCTTGTCCGGCCCGTATGCGCTTGCCCTGCTGGGCGACGCGGTCTTTGGCGGCAGACCGAACGCGGGCGGCACGATCTTCCTGCCGATGATCACGACCAGCTGGCAAAAGTCGTACGGCGGCGTGTATGGCGCGCCGTCCGATGTCTATGAAAGCAACTATGCAAGCGGCATCGAGAGCCTGCTTCCGAGCACGTCCAGCATCAACAGCTTGTTCGCGGCCGGCAAGCTGCCGCAGCTGGCCTTGTTTGCGCAAGATTCGCTGCCGCAGGCGCCCGGGTTCGCGGCGTTCTTCGGCGCGGGCAATCTGGTCAAGACCAGCTACCGCAACCAGTATCTGGCGGATGCGGCGGCAAATCCATGCAGCGTCGATCCGGCCACGCCTCTCGCCTGCGCTCCGGCCAATCCGTTCCGCAAAGCCGGCATCAAGAATGATTTGCGCAATTACGTGCCGAATGTGCCGGTCATGCTGTGCGGCGGCAATGCCGACCCGACGGTGTTCTTTGCCAGCACACAGGCTGCACAAGGCTATTTCCTCGCCAAGGGCATGCCGGCTGCGGCGCTGACGGTGCTTGACGTGGATACCGCGGCGACCGGGCCGACCGATCCGTTTGCTGCCGCGAAGGCGGGTTTCGCGCAGGCGAAGACAGCCACCATCAACGCGGCGACCGCAGCGGGTGCCAATCCGGCAGCTGCCGTGGCTGCGGCATATCATGGTTCGCTGGTAGCGCCGTTCTGCAGTGCCGCTGCTCGCGGCTATTTCCAAACTGTGTTGGCACAGTAA
- a CDS encoding HIT family protein, with protein MATIFSRIIDGELPCAKVYEDDLVFAFMDAGQVNPGHVLVVTKKPYETLMDADEESAAAMMRAACRIAKAVQAAFNPDGMTILQSNKAAGWQTVPHLHLHVVPRYHGDGADLIWPRKEPGMEKLLEYAAKIGMT; from the coding sequence ATGGCGACCATATTTTCAAGAATCATCGATGGCGAACTGCCGTGTGCGAAGGTGTACGAGGACGATCTCGTATTCGCCTTCATGGACGCCGGCCAGGTCAATCCGGGCCACGTGCTGGTGGTCACGAAAAAGCCGTACGAAACGCTGATGGATGCGGACGAAGAATCTGCTGCAGCCATGATGCGGGCCGCATGCCGGATCGCCAAGGCGGTGCAGGCGGCGTTCAATCCCGATGGCATGACCATCCTGCAGTCCAACAAGGCGGCGGGATGGCAGACGGTGCCGCATCTGCATCTGCACGTCGTGCCGCGCTATCACGGCGACGGCGCGGACCTGATCTGGCCGCGCAAGGAACCCGGCATGGAAAAGCTGCTGGAATATGCGGCAAAGATCGGAATGACGTAG